The following are encoded in a window of Paramormyrops kingsleyae isolate MSU_618 chromosome 12, PKINGS_0.4, whole genome shotgun sequence genomic DNA:
- the LOC111856479 gene encoding secretory phospholipase A2 receptor-like, with amino-acid sequence MGQNLFLLLISGLYTSCSCLSRHFYFVNMNKNWTEAQSYCREKNYTGLATFDDMKDMNEMLNTLGTSYNKVAWIGLEKGNEKKWQWSLADRDLYSDGGTEFRNWGNNQSQAVANDCALMVNNGKWQDRDCNQIYPFICYNGTDPKNRQFIPVKLYVTWTYAQSVCRYYATDLVSIRNENENELLREVAAGVPMWIGLFEDAWKWSDNGNSSFRSWRTGQPDNYYGNENCAVSWLTDMEKGKMGDRPCNEKHPFICYGGQGHHRWGAKRLRGGCQDDYRKQGGHWQYTRRTSRDETGADGTAGDDMRADRMAEGSTEPLGHPEASRDQPGHQE; translated from the exons ATGGGACAAAACCTCTTTCTCCTGCTCATCTCAG GGCTCTACACATCATGTTCATGTCTCTCCCGTCATTTTTACTTTGTGAACATGAATAAGAACTGGACTGAGGCACAGAGTTACTGCAGAGAAAAAAATTACACTGGTCTGGCAACCTTTGATGACATGAAGGACATGAATGAGATGCTAAACACTTTAGGCACCAGTTACAACAAAGTAGCCTGGATTGGCCTGGAGAAAGGAAACGAGAAGAAATGGCAGTGGTCCCTGGCAGACAGGGACCTTTACAGTGATGGAGGAACTGAGTTCCGGAACTGGGGTAATAATCAGTCACAGGCTGTGGCAAATGACTGTGCACTTATGGTAAATAATGGTAAATGGCAAGATCGTGACTGCAACCAAATATACCCATTTATCTGTTATAatg GTACAGATCCCAAGAACAGGCAATTCATCCCAGTTAAACTCTATGTCACTTGGACATACGCTCAGAGTGTCTGCAGATATTATGCTACAGACCTGGTCAGTATACGGAACGAAAATGAAAACGAGCTTTTACGTGAAGTCGCAGCAGGAGTGCCAATGTGGATCGGCTTGTTCGAAGATGCCTGGAAATGGTCTGACAATGGGAACTCTTCATTCCGATCGTGGAGAACAGGCCAACCTGATAATTATTATGGGAATGAGAACTGTGCCGTATCATGGTTGACGGATATGGAAAAAGGGAAAATGGGTGACAGGCCATGTAATGAAAAACATCCATTTATATGCTACGGTG GACAAGGACACCACAGGTGGGGAGCCAAGAGGCTGCGAGGAGGCTGCCAAGATGACTACAGGAAACAAGGTGGGCACTGGCAGTACACCAGGAGGACATCAAGAGATGAGACAGGAGCCGACGGGACAGCAGGAGATGACATGAGAGCCGACAGGATGGCAGAAGGCAGCACGGAACCGCTGGGACACCCAGAGGCGAGCAGGGACCAGCCAGGACACCAGGAGTGA